One window of Fusarium keratoplasticum isolate Fu6.1 chromosome 2, whole genome shotgun sequence genomic DNA carries:
- a CDS encoding Protein transport protein SEC13, protein MAAQVISNSGHEDMIHDAVLDYYGRKLATCSSDKTIKIFEIEGETQRLLETLKGHEGAVWCVAWAHPKYGNILASAGYDGKVFIWKEQGGQNSSWQRIYDFPLHKASVNIVSWSPHEAGCLLACASSDGNVSVLEFKDNSIDHTTFAAHGLGVNSVSWAPATTPGSIVSSAPGPAATGNRRFVTGGCDNVLKIWAFDPASQSYKQETEPLVGHNDWVRDVAWSPTVLQKSYIASASQDKTVRIWTSDPSNPTQWDSKVLNFEAAVWRVSWSLSGNVLAVSGQDNKVSLWKENLRGEWECVKSIEE, encoded by the exons ATG GCGGCGCAAGTAATCTCCAACTCTGGTCATGAGGACATGATT catgATGCTGTCCTCGACTACTACGGCCGCAAGCTAGCAACCTGTTCGAgcgacaagaccatcaagaTCTTTGAAATCGAGGGCGAGACCCAGCGCCTACTGGAGACCCTCAAGGG ACATGAGGGCGCCGTCTGGTGCGTCGCTTGGGCGCATCCCAAGTATGGCAACATCCTGGCGTCGGCTGGCTACGACGGCAAGGTGTTTATCTGGAAGGAGCAGGGCGGACAGAACAGCTCGTGGCAGCGCATCTACGACTTTCCCCTACACAAGGCCTCGGTCAACATCGTGTCGTGGTCCCCCCACGAGGCGGGTTGCCTTCTGGCCTGCGCTTCCTCCGACGGCAACGTGAGCGTCctcgagttcaaggacaaCAGCATCGACCACACCACTTTCGCCGCCCACGGCCTCGGAGTCAACTCTGTCTCTTGGGCCCCCGCCACTACCCCCGGCAGCATCGTCAGCAGCGCTCCTGGACCCGCCGCCACCGGCAACCGACGATTCGTCACGGGCGGCTGCGACAACGTCCTCAAGATCTGGGCCTTTGACCCCGCCTCGCAGTCCTACAAGCAGGAGACCGAGCCGCTGGTCGGACACAACGACTGGGTCCGCGACGTGGCCTGGTCTCCCACGGTGCTGCAAAAGTCGTACATCGCCTCAGCCTCGCAGGACAAGACGGTCCGGATCTGGACCTCGGACCCCTCGAACCCAACGCAGTGGGACTCCAAGGTGCTCAACTTTGAGGCGGCCGTGTGGCGCGTCAGCTGGTCCCTGAGCGGCAACGTGCTGGCCGTCAGCGGTCAGGACAACAAGGTGTCGCTGTGGAAGGAGAACCTCCGAGGAGAGTGGGAGTGTGTCAAGTCGATCGAGGAATAG